A genomic region of Mugil cephalus isolate CIBA_MC_2020 chromosome 5, CIBA_Mcephalus_1.1, whole genome shotgun sequence contains the following coding sequences:
- the LOC125007641 gene encoding melanin-concentrating hormone receptor 2 — translation MNGTDIICGYNQTNNFTDRSCVNSTPIPYSHIDITTFMHIFPSIYGILCSVGVIANGLVIYAVAACKKKMVSDIYVLNLAIADMLFLLVMPFNIHQLVRDRQWVFGNFMCKAVVVVDVSNQFTTVGIVTVLCIDRYIAIVHPSSEKRTVQWTILINLLVWLGSFLLTVPVMMYAKVVRRQHLEVCMMYLDGPEDMYWYTLYQSILGFIIPLIIISTFYSLTLYHVFSSIRRVKRKQSVWAKRATKMVLMVIALFLVCWSPYHVIQVVNLSNNTPTVAFVYAYNISICLSYSHSCINPLMLLIFAQNYRERLCRRNVLHSSQHSSKVTVVKTDGSSTTNDSNYRCTVI, via the exons ATGAATGGCACGGACATAATTTGCGGTtacaaccaaacaaacaactTCACCGACCGGTCATGTGTGAACTCAACTCCCATACCTTACAGTCACATCGACATCACCACCTTCATGCACATATTCCCTTCAATCTATGGAATCCTGTGCTCCGTCGGAGTCATAGCCAACGGGCTGGTTATTTACGCGGTGGCTGCATGCAAGAAGAAGATGGTCTCTGACATCTACGTGCTCAACTTGGCGATAGCAGACATGCTGTTCTTGTTGGTGATGCCCTTCAACATTCACCAGCTGGTCAGAGACAGACAGTGGGTTTTTGGAAACTTTATGTGTAAAGCGGTTGTTGTGGTGGACGTCAGCAACCAGTTTACCACAGTGGGAATAGTTACCGTGCTGTGCATTGATCG GTACATAGCCATCGTCCACCCGAGCTCAGAGAAGAGGACCGTGCAGTGGACCATCCTCATCAATCTGCTGGTGTGGCTGGGCAGCTTCCTGCTCACCGTGCCGGTCATGATGTACGCCAAGGTGGTGCGCCGGCAGCATTTGGAGGTGTGCATGATGTACCTGGACGGGCCCGAAGACATGTACTGGTACACCCTCTACCAGTCTATCCTGGGCTTCATCATCcccctcatcatcatcagcacCTTCTACTCGCTGACCCTCTACCACGTCTTCAGCTCCATCCGCCGGGTGAAACGCAAGCAGTCCGTGTGGGCCAAGAGAGCCACCAAGATGGTCCTGATGGTCATCGCCCTGTTCCTGGTGTGCTGGTCGCCCTACCACGTCATCCAGGTGGTGAACCTCAGCAACAACACGCCGACCGTCGCCTTCGTCTACGCCTACAACATCAGCATCTGCCTCAGCTACTCCCACAGCTGCATCAACCCGCTCATGTTGCTCATCTTCGCCCAGAACTACCGCGAGCGCCTTTGCCGCAGGAACGTGCTGCACAGCTCCCAGCACTCGTCCAAGGTGACCGTGGTCAAAACGGACGGCTCGAGCACGACGAACGACTCCAACTATCGCTGTACTGTCATCTAA